From a single Andrena cerasifolii isolate SP2316 chromosome 8, iyAndCera1_principal, whole genome shotgun sequence genomic region:
- the LOC143371968 gene encoding neuropathy target esterase sws-like, producing the protein MTIAGVFPPICDTLDGHLLVDGCYVNNVPADEMLRQGAHHILAIDVGSQDDTDLTNYGDSLSGWWLLWKRWNPFATPVKVPNLPDIQSRLAYVSCVRQLEEVKNSDYCEYIRPPIDKYKTLQFANFDEIKDVGYHHGKTYFEGQSKAGVLPQFNADRESARALRAKHQASNQHSLSSYTFTDLAQMVCKVSRGSRYVDVDIDSDTDELEEYEADLEEDAQEVGYASEPTAGILDQSPDENHLRRRTGVSLSLSDTEAESELDYRPKIF; encoded by the exons ATGACCATTGCGGGGGTTTTTCCTCCTATTTGCGACACTCTTGACGGGCATCTTTTGGTCGATGGGTGTTATGTTAATAACGTGCCAG CTGACGAAATGTTGAGGCAAGGGGCGCATCACATCCTGGCCATTGACGTCGGGTCGCAGGACGACACCGATCTAACGAACTACGGGGACTCTTTGTCCGGTTGGTGGCTGCTGTGGAAGCGATGGAACCCTTTCGCAACGCCCGTCAAAGTCCCAAATCTGCCGGACATACAATCAAGATTGGCGTACGTGAGTTGCGTACGGCAATTGGAAGAGGTGAAGAACTCTGACTACTGCGAATACATCAGACCACCTATAGATAAATACAAGACTCTTCAGTTCGCTAACTTTGACGAGATTAAAGATGTCGGCTATCATCACG GGAAAACGTATTTCGAAGGGCAGTCGAAAGCCGGAGTTCTGCCGCAATTCAATGCTGATAGAGAAAGCGCGCGAGCGTTACGGGCAAAGCACCAGGCTTCGAATCAGCATTCCCTATCCTCCTACACTTTCACAGATTTGGCTCAAATGGTGTGTAAAGTCTCTAGGGGAAGCCGTTACGTAGATGTGGATATTGATTCTGACACAGATGAGCTCGAAGAATACGAGGCAGATCTAGAAGAAGATGCTCAAGAAGTAGGCTATGCCTCTGAACCCACTGCCGGTATTCTCGACCAG AGTCCAGACGAGAATCATCTACGTCGAAGAACTGGTGTGTCCTTAAGTCTATCCGACACGGAGGCAGAGTCAGAGCTGGACTACCGCCCGAAAATATTTTAA
- the Ubl gene encoding ubiquitin-like protein 5, which produces MLEITCNDRLGKKVRVKCNPDDTIGDLKKLIAAQTGTHWEKIVLKKWYTIFKDHIKLQDYEIHDGMNLELYYQ; this is translated from the exons ATGCTAGAAATTACGTGCAATGACCGTCTCGGTAAAAAAGTTAGGGTCAAATGCAATCCGGACGACACTATAGGTGATTTAAAGAAATTGATAGCCGCCCAAACAGGAACGCATTGGGAGAAGATTgttttgaagaaatggtacaCAATTTTTAAGGATCATATAAAGCTACAAGACT ATGAAATTCATGATGGCATGAATTTAGAACTCTATTATCAATAA
- the Uck gene encoding uridine-cytidine kinase isoform X1: MICIRLCGCISIGSLSGRLISVTRLTAPSASSSKQIRCPNTELTSELSTMADMSMNIVTPRKMSFGITGKLNGLESKTPFLIGVSGGTASGKSTVCKRIMEKLGQVDMDHMKRQVVCISQDSFYRDLTPAEKLKAEKGQFNFDHPDAFDNDLILQTLQDILAGVKCEIPAYDYRTNSLVKDQITTIYPADVVLFEGILVFYFPKIRDLFHMKLFVDTDSDIRLARRVPRDINERGRDLDYVLNQYMNFVKPAFEEFCLPTKKFADVIIPRGADNIVAIDLIVHHIWDILRLKKAENSSGQHPCIYQHRRTSTSSNTLSR; this comes from the exons ATGATTTGCATCAGGTTGTGTGGTTGCATATCCATCGGCAGCCTTAGCGGTAGGTTGATCAGTGTCACGCGCTTAACTGCTCCTTCAGCATCATCTTCGAAGCAAATTCGTTGTCCAAATACGGAACTTACAAGCGAACTTTCCACGATGGCAGATATGTCAATGAATATCGTCACACCGCGGAAGATGTCTTTCGGTATCACTGGGAAACTGAACGGCTTAGAAAGTAAAACACCTTTTCTAATCGGAGTTTCGGGCGGCACGGCTAGTGGCAAA TCTACCGTATGCAAACGTATAATGGAGAAACTGGGGCAAGTAGATATGGATCACATGAAACGACAAGTAGTTTGTATCTCGCAAGATAGTTTTTATCGAGACCTAACGCCAGCCGAGAAGCTGAAAGCTGAAAAGGGTCAATTCAATTTCGATCATCCCGACGCTTTCGATAATGATTTGATACTCCAGACGTTACAGGACATATTGGCTGGCGTGAAGTGCGAAATACCAGCTTACGATTACAGGACAAACAGCTT AGTAAAAGATCAGATTACGACGATCTACCCAGCTGACGTAGTTCTGTTCGAAGGGATCTTAGTGTTCTATTTCCCCAAAATACGAGATCTGTTTCATATGAAACTCTTTGTGGATACTGATTCAGATATCAGACTAGCCAGAAGAG TACCAAGGGATATAAACGAAAGGGGGAGAGACTTGGATTATGTATTAAACCAGTATATGAATTTTGTGAAACCCGCCTTTGAGGAGTTCTGTCTTCCTACAAAGAAATTTGCGGATGTCATTATACCAAGGGGCGCAGATAATATAG TGGCAATAGACCTTATAGTGCACCACATCTGGGAcattttgcgtttgaaaaaggctGAAAACTCATCCGGGCAGCATCCATGCATCTACCAACATAGGCGTACCTCGACATCATCCAACACGCTCAGCAGATGA
- the Uck gene encoding uridine-cytidine kinase isoform X2 produces MICIRLCGCISIGSLSGRLISVTRLTAPSASSSKQIRCPNTELTSELSTMADMSMNIVTPRKMSFGITGKLNGLESKTPFLIGVSGGTASGKSTVCKRIMEKLGQVDMDHMKRQVVCISQDSFYRDLTPAEKLKAEKGQFNFDHPDAFDNDLILQTLQDILAGVKCEIPAYDYRTNSLVKDQITTIYPADVVLFEGILVFYFPKIRDLFHMKLFVDTDSDIRLARRVPRDINERGRDLDYVLNQYMNFVKPAFEEFCLPTKKFADVIIPRGADNIVAIDLIVQHIRDFLSNRGRIALEPESSVNRTEKLFKRPH; encoded by the exons ATGATTTGCATCAGGTTGTGTGGTTGCATATCCATCGGCAGCCTTAGCGGTAGGTTGATCAGTGTCACGCGCTTAACTGCTCCTTCAGCATCATCTTCGAAGCAAATTCGTTGTCCAAATACGGAACTTACAAGCGAACTTTCCACGATGGCAGATATGTCAATGAATATCGTCACACCGCGGAAGATGTCTTTCGGTATCACTGGGAAACTGAACGGCTTAGAAAGTAAAACACCTTTTCTAATCGGAGTTTCGGGCGGCACGGCTAGTGGCAAA TCTACCGTATGCAAACGTATAATGGAGAAACTGGGGCAAGTAGATATGGATCACATGAAACGACAAGTAGTTTGTATCTCGCAAGATAGTTTTTATCGAGACCTAACGCCAGCCGAGAAGCTGAAAGCTGAAAAGGGTCAATTCAATTTCGATCATCCCGACGCTTTCGATAATGATTTGATACTCCAGACGTTACAGGACATATTGGCTGGCGTGAAGTGCGAAATACCAGCTTACGATTACAGGACAAACAGCTT AGTAAAAGATCAGATTACGACGATCTACCCAGCTGACGTAGTTCTGTTCGAAGGGATCTTAGTGTTCTATTTCCCCAAAATACGAGATCTGTTTCATATGAAACTCTTTGTGGATACTGATTCAGATATCAGACTAGCCAGAAGAG TACCAAGGGATATAAACGAAAGGGGGAGAGACTTGGATTATGTATTAAACCAGTATATGAATTTTGTGAAACCCGCCTTTGAGGAGTTCTGTCTTCCTACAAAGAAATTTGCGGATGTCATTATACCAAGGGGCGCAGATAATATAG TGGCGATAGATTTGATAGTGCAACACATAAGAGACTTCTTAAGCAACAGAGGTAGAATCGCGCTGGAACCTGAAAGTTCAGTAAACAGGACAGAGAAATTGTTCAAGAGGCCACATTAA
- the Fpgs1 gene encoding folylpolyglutamate synthase 1 isoform X2 encodes MEHMLNHNFYHSTSYKAAMKALNSLQSNAKYLKLASQSNWDDSCKLHETEKYLLRSGITLEKLDTLSIIHVAGTKGKGSTCAYTEAILREHGFTTGFYSSPHLVTVKERIRINGEPISQLCFSKYFWEVYKKLDDAKEDEFDMPTYFKFLTILMFNIFLDTKVDVAIIEVGIGGLKDCTNIVRNPVCTGITSLALDHTSLLGNTLEDIAYQKSGIFKPQAVAFTVAQQPQALGVLKKRAVEVGCTLLIVPPLAEYTWVNLSPILKARSNVQEQNASLAIQLATAWLFSEANKCSTVTHNTAYITRLCDKYNENIEINSPIEQTQSVEIVSMDKIAVGLSSCKWSGRMQILRSTVADLFLDGAHTIESMECCISWFIDESGKRNGKKILIFNTSGTRNSAKLLMPLKSLRFYKAYFVPNFAGIEDVDDATNCRLMEEQRLKCKKNCDEWGSGAIFADSVFEVLQKVKEDSEAEMQYNNNEKYQILVTGSLHLVGAILAIVDPNLTMTTQF; translated from the exons ATGGAACACATGCTTAATCATAATTTTTATCATAGTACTTCGTACAAG GCTGCTATGAAAGCATTGAATAGTTTACAAAGTAATGCCAAGTATTTAAAGTTAGCAAGCCAAAGTAACTGGGACGATTCTTGTAAGCTACATGAAACGGAAAAGTATTTGCTTAG ATCTGGTATTACGCTCGAAAAGTTGGACACTTTGTCCATTATACATGTAGCTGGTACTAAGGGGAAGGGTTCCACTTGCGCGTACACAGAAGCTATTTTACGCGAACACGGTTTTACTACAGGATTTTACAGCTCTCCGCACTTGGTTACCGTGAAGGAACGCATAAGAATAAATGGAGAGCCGATAAGTCAATTGTGctttagtaaatatttttggGAGGTGTATAAGAAGCTGGACGATGCAAAGGAGGACGAATTTGATATGCCtacatactttaaatttttaacaatcttAATGTTCAACATATTTTTAGACACGAAGGTCGACGTTGCTATAATCGAAGTTGGAATCGGGGGGCTGAAGGATTGTACAAATATCGTAAGAAACCCCGTCTGCACGGGTATAACAAGTTTAGCGTTAGATCACACTAGCTTATTGGGAAACACTCTTGAGGATATAGCTTATCAGAAATCAGGAATTTTTAAGCCGCAAGCTGTTGCATTCACTGTTGCGCAGCAACCTCAGGCTCTCGGTGTGTTAAAGAAAAGGGCAGTGGAAGTAGGTTGTACATTACTTATCGTTCCTCCTCTCGCAGAGTATACGTGGGTAAATCTTTCCCCGATTCTGAAGGCAAGAAGTAACGTTCAGGAACAAAATGCATCTTTGGCTATTCAACTGGCCACTGCGTGGCTATTCTCTGAAGCTAATAAATGTTCAACTGTTACACACAATACCGCATATATCACTAGGCTCTGCGATAAGTATAACGAAAACATTGAAATAAATTCGCCTATAGAGCAAACACAATCGGTAGAGATTGTGTCCATGGATAAGATTGCAGTGGGTTTATCGTCTTGTAAGTGGTCAGGCAGAATGCAAATTCTGAGAAGTACTGTTGCTGATTTGTTCCTGGACGGTGCGCATACAATCGAAAGCATGGAATGCTGCATTTCTTGGTTCATCGACGAAAGCGGTAAACGCAATGGGAAGAAGATTCTAATCTTTAATACTTCTGGGACTAGAAATTCAGCCAAGCTATTAATGCCTTTAAAGTCTTTGCGCTTTTATAAAGCATATTTTGTACCAAATTTTGCGGGGATTGAAGATGTAGACGACGCAACGAATTGTCGTTTGATGGAGGAACAAAGGCTTAAGTGTAAAAAGAACTGCGACGAATGGGGATCGGGTGCGATATTTGCAGATAGTGTTTTCGAAGTACTACAAAAGGTGAAAGAAGATTCCGAGGCAGAAATGCAGTATAACAATAACGAGAAATATCAAATTCTCGTTACAGGGTCGTTGCATTTGGTAGGTGCGATCCTCGCCATCGTAGACCCAAATTTAACCATGACCACGCAATTTTAA
- the Fpgs1 gene encoding folylpolyglutamate synthase 1 isoform X1, which translates to MLTVWGKIMQTRLIKRSACTLASYEAAMKALNSLQSNAKYLKLASQSNWDDSCKLHETEKYLLRSGITLEKLDTLSIIHVAGTKGKGSTCAYTEAILREHGFTTGFYSSPHLVTVKERIRINGEPISQLCFSKYFWEVYKKLDDAKEDEFDMPTYFKFLTILMFNIFLDTKVDVAIIEVGIGGLKDCTNIVRNPVCTGITSLALDHTSLLGNTLEDIAYQKSGIFKPQAVAFTVAQQPQALGVLKKRAVEVGCTLLIVPPLAEYTWVNLSPILKARSNVQEQNASLAIQLATAWLFSEANKCSTVTHNTAYITRLCDKYNENIEINSPIEQTQSVEIVSMDKIAVGLSSCKWSGRMQILRSTVADLFLDGAHTIESMECCISWFIDESGKRNGKKILIFNTSGTRNSAKLLMPLKSLRFYKAYFVPNFAGIEDVDDATNCRLMEEQRLKCKKNCDEWGSGAIFADSVFEVLQKVKEDSEAEMQYNNNEKYQILVTGSLHLVGAILAIVDPNLTMTTQF; encoded by the exons ATGCTTACTGTATGGGGAAAAATAATGCAGACTAGGCTAATCAAACGTTCCGCTTGCACACTAGCAAGTTACGAG GCTGCTATGAAAGCATTGAATAGTTTACAAAGTAATGCCAAGTATTTAAAGTTAGCAAGCCAAAGTAACTGGGACGATTCTTGTAAGCTACATGAAACGGAAAAGTATTTGCTTAG ATCTGGTATTACGCTCGAAAAGTTGGACACTTTGTCCATTATACATGTAGCTGGTACTAAGGGGAAGGGTTCCACTTGCGCGTACACAGAAGCTATTTTACGCGAACACGGTTTTACTACAGGATTTTACAGCTCTCCGCACTTGGTTACCGTGAAGGAACGCATAAGAATAAATGGAGAGCCGATAAGTCAATTGTGctttagtaaatatttttggGAGGTGTATAAGAAGCTGGACGATGCAAAGGAGGACGAATTTGATATGCCtacatactttaaatttttaacaatcttAATGTTCAACATATTTTTAGACACGAAGGTCGACGTTGCTATAATCGAAGTTGGAATCGGGGGGCTGAAGGATTGTACAAATATCGTAAGAAACCCCGTCTGCACGGGTATAACAAGTTTAGCGTTAGATCACACTAGCTTATTGGGAAACACTCTTGAGGATATAGCTTATCAGAAATCAGGAATTTTTAAGCCGCAAGCTGTTGCATTCACTGTTGCGCAGCAACCTCAGGCTCTCGGTGTGTTAAAGAAAAGGGCAGTGGAAGTAGGTTGTACATTACTTATCGTTCCTCCTCTCGCAGAGTATACGTGGGTAAATCTTTCCCCGATTCTGAAGGCAAGAAGTAACGTTCAGGAACAAAATGCATCTTTGGCTATTCAACTGGCCACTGCGTGGCTATTCTCTGAAGCTAATAAATGTTCAACTGTTACACACAATACCGCATATATCACTAGGCTCTGCGATAAGTATAACGAAAACATTGAAATAAATTCGCCTATAGAGCAAACACAATCGGTAGAGATTGTGTCCATGGATAAGATTGCAGTGGGTTTATCGTCTTGTAAGTGGTCAGGCAGAATGCAAATTCTGAGAAGTACTGTTGCTGATTTGTTCCTGGACGGTGCGCATACAATCGAAAGCATGGAATGCTGCATTTCTTGGTTCATCGACGAAAGCGGTAAACGCAATGGGAAGAAGATTCTAATCTTTAATACTTCTGGGACTAGAAATTCAGCCAAGCTATTAATGCCTTTAAAGTCTTTGCGCTTTTATAAAGCATATTTTGTACCAAATTTTGCGGGGATTGAAGATGTAGACGACGCAACGAATTGTCGTTTGATGGAGGAACAAAGGCTTAAGTGTAAAAAGAACTGCGACGAATGGGGATCGGGTGCGATATTTGCAGATAGTGTTTTCGAAGTACTACAAAAGGTGAAAGAAGATTCCGAGGCAGAAATGCAGTATAACAATAACGAGAAATATCAAATTCTCGTTACAGGGTCGTTGCATTTGGTAGGTGCGATCCTCGCCATCGTAGACCCAAATTTAACCATGACCACGCAATTTTAA
- the Uck gene encoding uridine-cytidine kinase isoform X3, which yields MADMSMNIVTPRKMSFGITGKLNGLESKTPFLIGVSGGTASGKSTVCKRIMEKLGQVDMDHMKRQVVCISQDSFYRDLTPAEKLKAEKGQFNFDHPDAFDNDLILQTLQDILAGVKCEIPAYDYRTNSLVKDQITTIYPADVVLFEGILVFYFPKIRDLFHMKLFVDTDSDIRLARRVPRDINERGRDLDYVLNQYMNFVKPAFEEFCLPTKKFADVIIPRGADNIVAIDLIVHHIWDILRLKKAENSSGQHPCIYQHRRTSTSSNTLSR from the exons ATGGCAGATATGTCAATGAATATCGTCACACCGCGGAAGATGTCTTTCGGTATCACTGGGAAACTGAACGGCTTAGAAAGTAAAACACCTTTTCTAATCGGAGTTTCGGGCGGCACGGCTAGTGGCAAA TCTACCGTATGCAAACGTATAATGGAGAAACTGGGGCAAGTAGATATGGATCACATGAAACGACAAGTAGTTTGTATCTCGCAAGATAGTTTTTATCGAGACCTAACGCCAGCCGAGAAGCTGAAAGCTGAAAAGGGTCAATTCAATTTCGATCATCCCGACGCTTTCGATAATGATTTGATACTCCAGACGTTACAGGACATATTGGCTGGCGTGAAGTGCGAAATACCAGCTTACGATTACAGGACAAACAGCTT AGTAAAAGATCAGATTACGACGATCTACCCAGCTGACGTAGTTCTGTTCGAAGGGATCTTAGTGTTCTATTTCCCCAAAATACGAGATCTGTTTCATATGAAACTCTTTGTGGATACTGATTCAGATATCAGACTAGCCAGAAGAG TACCAAGGGATATAAACGAAAGGGGGAGAGACTTGGATTATGTATTAAACCAGTATATGAATTTTGTGAAACCCGCCTTTGAGGAGTTCTGTCTTCCTACAAAGAAATTTGCGGATGTCATTATACCAAGGGGCGCAGATAATATAG TGGCAATAGACCTTATAGTGCACCACATCTGGGAcattttgcgtttgaaaaaggctGAAAACTCATCCGGGCAGCATCCATGCATCTACCAACATAGGCGTACCTCGACATCATCCAACACGCTCAGCAGATGA